CCGAACATGGGACGGTAATGTACCGGTTCCGGAGTCGGTATGGAGGCATTGGGGTCGCCCATAGGGGCCGCAGCAATAACTCCGCCTTTGATAATCATATCCGGCTTGACCCCGAAGAATGCAGGATTCCAGAGCACGATGTCTGCCATTTTACCTTTTTCAAGGGAACCGACTTCAGTAGACATACCGTGGGCAATTGCCGGATTTATTGTATATTTGGCAATATAGCGTTTGGCTCTAAAGTTATCGTTACGTGATGAATCTTCCGGCAAAGCTCCCCTTTGAACTTTCATCTTGTGCGCTGTCTGCCATGTCCTGATTATAACTTCACCCACGCGGCCCATAGCCTGAGAATCTGATGCAATCATGGAAAAAGCGCCAAGATCGTGCATAATATCTTCAGCAGCTATTGTCTCTCTGCGAATACGCGATTCAGCAAAAGCCACGTCTTCCGGAATGGAAGGATCAAGGTGGTGGCAGACCATCAGCATATCGAGGTGCTCATCAACTGTATTTACAGTATACGGACGGGTTGGGTTAGTTGATGACGGCAGCACATTCTGGGCTCCTGCGGCCTTTATAATATCAGGCGCGTGTCCGCCACCGGCCCCCTCAGTATGGTAGGCATGAATAGTGCGATCTTTAAAAGCCGCAATGGTGCTTTCAACAAAGCCTGATTCATTAAGGGTGTCAGTATGTATGGCGACCTGAACATCATACTTTTCAGCAACATTCAGGCAGTTATCGATAGCTGAAGGAGTTGTACCCCAGTCTTCATGGAGCTTAAGCCCCATTGCTCCTGCTTCAAGCTGTTCTTCAAGCGAGGCGGGAAGCGAGGCATTACCCTTGCCGAGCCAGCCGAAATTCATAGGCATACTCTCGGAAGCTTCAAGCATCCGCCTGATATTCCACGGACCGGGAGTACAGGTTGTGGCATTGGTTCCGGCAGCCGGGCCTGTGCCTCCACCAATCATAGTGGTGATACCGGACATAAGGGCTGTTTCGACCTGCTGCGGACAAATGAAATGGATATGGGCGTCAATTCCGCCAGCCGTGGCAATAAGACCTTCACCGGCTATGGCTTCAGTTCCGGGTCCGACCACAATGTCTACTCCGGGCTGGGTTTCTGGATTACCCGCTTTACCGATAGCATGAATACGCCCGTTTTTGATACCTATATCAGCTTTAACAATTCCCCAGTAATCAAGGATCAGAGCATTTGTTATGACACAGTCAACAGCAACATCATTTGCAGCCTGCGACTGCCCCATTCCGTCACGAAGGACTTTGCCTCCGCCGAACTTGACTTCTTCACCATAGATGGCTTTGTCTTCTTCTACTTCAATAATAAGATCAGTATCGCCAAGACGAACCCGGTCGCCCTTTGTGGGACCGAACATATCGCCGTATGCTTTTCTGGAAATTTTAGCCATGCCGTCCCCCTTAATCCAATTTGCCTGAAATTTTGGCGTTAAAGCCATGCACAATACGTTTACCGCTCAAAGCGACAAGCTCAACTTCGCGCACCTGCCCCGGCTCAAAGCGGACAGCAGTTCCGGCAGGAATATTGAGCCTGAAACCTCTTGCGGCAGCACGGTCAAAATCAAGCTTAGAATTGACTTCATAGAAATGATAATGAGAGCCGACCTGCACCGGACGGTCTCCGGTATTGCTGACTTCAACCTTGACGGTCTCACGTCCTGCATTGAGTTCTATTTCACCGTCTTCGTAAAAAATTTCTCCCGGTATCATAACTCGCCTCACTGAATGGGATTGTGAACGGTTACCAGCTTGGTGCCGTCCGGAAAAGTTGCTTCAACCTGAACTTCATGAACCATTTCAGGAATTCCTTCCATCACATCATCACGAGTGAGCAGAGTTGTTCCATAGTCCATCAGCTCAGCCACAGTCCGACCTTCCCTCGCTCCTTCGAGCAGAGCGGAAGCTATGTAGGCAATGGATTCCGGATAATTGAGTTTAAGCCCCTTTTCCTTACGCTGGGTAGCCAGCATACCGGCGCAGAAAATAAGCAGCTTGTCTTTTTCTTTAGATGAAAGTTTCATACAGACACTCCTTAGTGGCTATGTATTCCAGATTCTGGGAGGACAACCGGCCCGCCCTGATTGTTTATGGCGCATCACGTTCCACGCTTCGGTCAGAAGGTCTCTTACTCTAAAAGCAGAATGCCCTATGGCGCGACATATTGTCAGCCCGTCCATAGCTGTCAGAGCAACTTCCCCGTTTCCGGCTTCGCTTTTAAAAAACGTGCGAAGCTTATCCAGTTCATCCTTATCTTCAAATGTTCCGACAAGAGTTCCAAAAACAGTATTACCTGATAGCCCCCATTGCTGATCAAGCATTGCTGATCCACCAGAATATGTTCCCCTCTCCATGAAGACAGGTTCACCATCCCGGAAAACTTCCATGGTCTGGATAAATTTTCCTTCAGTAAACAAAGAACCGGAAGCAGGCAGACCAAGGCAGATAATCTCCCACCCGAAAAAAGCGGCATCCCCTTCCAGATTTACTCTGGTGGCAAGACGTGCCTCTGATCCCGGATAAACTATTGTTTCAAGGGGCAGCCAGTCCAGAGCACCACCCGACTCAACAGACAACTCCTGTATCTGACTCGCAGCTGTTGCCGCAGTTCGATAAAATTTCCCGGCGGATGGAGTCGTTATCAGAGCATGGGCTCCGCTTCTTACGGTCACATCATAATGCAGACTATCCCCCCCGACGATACCGCCCGGAGGGTGCAGGGCATAAACATGACAGACTTCTTCACCTTCAGGATAAAACGGACGCTGGATAGCCAGAGGACCGAAATGCCGCCGTGCAGATATAATGGTTTTACTGCCTGCCGGAGAAAACTCCAGCTCAAGCTCCCCCTTCCAACCGTTATCGCCTGATAGAGAAGATGTACTTTCCAATTTAATCATACTGTCAGATATTCGCTAACCAGAGAATCATCAAGCTCATCCATAGCTCCATCGGCAACAATATGACCTCTGTCCATCAGCAGAAAACTCCGCCCGACCATTCTCGCAAATTTAAGTTTCTGCTCAACAAGCAGTATGGTTAAGCCAAGCTCTTCATTAAGTCTGATCAGGATATCACCAATCATCTGCACAATATTCGGCTGAATACCTTCAGTTGGTTCATCAAGGATGAGCATTTTAGGATCGCATGCGAGAGCACGGCCTATGGCAAGCTGCTGTTGCTGCCCACCGGACAAATCCCCGCCCTTGC
Above is a window of Maridesulfovibrio bastinii DSM 16055 DNA encoding:
- a CDS encoding urease accessory protein UreD, translating into MIKLESTSSLSGDNGWKGELELEFSPAGSKTIISARRHFGPLAIQRPFYPEGEEVCHVYALHPPGGIVGGDSLHYDVTVRSGAHALITTPSAGKFYRTAATAASQIQELSVESGGALDWLPLETIVYPGSEARLATRVNLEGDAAFFGWEIICLGLPASGSLFTEGKFIQTMEVFRDGEPVFMERGTYSGGSAMLDQQWGLSGNTVFGTLVGTFEDKDELDKLRTFFKSEAGNGEVALTAMDGLTICRAIGHSAFRVRDLLTEAWNVMRHKQSGRAGCPPRIWNT
- the ureA gene encoding urease subunit gamma, which translates into the protein MKLSSKEKDKLLIFCAGMLATQRKEKGLKLNYPESIAYIASALLEGAREGRTVAELMDYGTTLLTRDDVMEGIPEMVHEVQVEATFPDGTKLVTVHNPIQ
- a CDS encoding urease subunit beta gives rise to the protein MIPGEIFYEDGEIELNAGRETVKVEVSNTGDRPVQVGSHYHFYEVNSKLDFDRAAARGFRLNIPAGTAVRFEPGQVREVELVALSGKRIVHGFNAKISGKLD
- the ureC gene encoding urease subunit alpha, which encodes MAKISRKAYGDMFGPTKGDRVRLGDTDLIIEVEEDKAIYGEEVKFGGGKVLRDGMGQSQAANDVAVDCVITNALILDYWGIVKADIGIKNGRIHAIGKAGNPETQPGVDIVVGPGTEAIAGEGLIATAGGIDAHIHFICPQQVETALMSGITTMIGGGTGPAAGTNATTCTPGPWNIRRMLEASESMPMNFGWLGKGNASLPASLEEQLEAGAMGLKLHEDWGTTPSAIDNCLNVAEKYDVQVAIHTDTLNESGFVESTIAAFKDRTIHAYHTEGAGGGHAPDIIKAAGAQNVLPSSTNPTRPYTVNTVDEHLDMLMVCHHLDPSIPEDVAFAESRIRRETIAAEDIMHDLGAFSMIASDSQAMGRVGEVIIRTWQTAHKMKVQRGALPEDSSRNDNFRAKRYIAKYTINPAIAHGMSTEVGSLEKGKMADIVLWNPAFFGVKPDMIIKGGVIAAAPMGDPNASIPTPEPVHYRPMFGAFGSAVNRTSVTFVSDAAFKAGIGEKYALKRDVLPVSGTRTVRKKDMVLNSLAPRIEVDPQTYEVRVDGELLVCEPAEVLPLAQKYFLF